The nucleotide sequence TCACAGGGTTAAGGAAATAGACTTAAACAGATGTAGGGGCTCCTCTATGGCAATTGCTATAAAATTCCACAAGTAGCTCTGGAAATTTTCTGAAACAAACCGCATAACAAATGCAGTTAAAtatctctaccgcctagaaggacaaaggcagcaggggcaagggaacaccaccacgtccaagttacacaccatcctgacttagaaatatatcggccattccttcatggtcgctgggtcaaaatcttggaactccctccctaacagcacagtgggattaccttaaccacacggactgcagcggttcaagaagacggctcaccaccaccttctcaagggcaattaggattgggcaataaatgctggccttgccagcgacgcccacatccctggaatgaattttttaaaacacAATTAATTCTGGCATTAAGGCTCAATGTGAAGACGATTGGTGTAACTATAGGTCAGCACACCTCTCGGTCTTCTTTTTAACCAATCACTGTATGCGGAAAATAAGCTTGAATTGCAAAACTGTACTTAATTAGGGTCCAGAAGTTATTTATTGTCGCAAGTATGCGTTAAAAGCAGAGTTTGGAGGGAGACGATAATGCAGTAAAGCAGTAATGCAGTAAAGGTTAATCGGGTTTTTATTGCGGGCATTACATAAAAACACGTATAGCTTGTAGAATACACGTGTCTTATTGTCCTTACAAACATACCTGACTTTGGCCTCCGCGCCATACTATAGCTCTTCGATTCAACACAACCTCTTGTCCGGGAGGCGCAGATCCGTCGTAATAGCCAATCGTCTGAATTTGTGCAATCCCTTTCGAATTAATTTGCCAGTTTACTAAATCATATGTGCCGACTGGGTCCCCATTCTCATCAAAATAAACATTGTCGCCGCTCTTGGTTCGGAAATGTACTGATTGCATGTAATGTAATACCTGTTCCAGAGGagaaaggaatgttggaaaataggcTGCGCACAGAGGCAAAAACAGCGATTATATAAACCTTAAAACATTTGTTGAGTAAAATCGTAAATTATGCAATCAAAATAATTGCATATGAATTCAGAATTATTTATTTATGTAAATGCATCTCTTCCAAATGGAATTGATGAGCTATACTATTTCTTACCTGCCACGGTTCGAAATTGGAAACGTGAGCGCATGTGTTATTTACAAATGGCCCTTTACCATTTTCACATGCAAACATATTGTGAAACGCATGGGCTAAAGTGTACACTGCTTTATACACATTATAGGTAGAGCCGTCTATCTGAAGATCAGAATATGCATTTTTTAGTTCTGCTAAATGTTCTTTTCCTGAGCATTGCCGCATTTTCGACGAACTGTTTGCGTGACTTGTTGCGTTCCCTGGCTTTAAACTGCACCGGAATGCCGTTTCCCAAAACTCTCTCACCAAAAGGTTATGGGGATGCAGGAAAGGATTAACTTTGAGCAGAAAGTCCCGCAATCCTGGTATTTCTGACCGACGGATTGCCGACCCGATCGTTCCAATTAGAACTTTAACATTTTCTTCCGGAGCGAGAAGTTCTGAGGTCACCCAAGCTTCGCTTCCTATCCACTGAATGCCAGTGACGTTTTGTCGTAATAGTTCCTTCAACAAAATGCGCATTTCTCGCGAGGCAGAAAAGGCAACTATAACTTTTGTGGTTGATTTCTTAATGACCTCTACAATTTTGATCATTTTCTCTCTGGGGTCAGTCCTGTAAAAGGATTCGGAGAAAGCAACGCACACTCCCATCTTCTCGACACTTTCCCTGAATGCTTGCATTCCAAAATTTCCGTAATCGTTGTTGATTCTAATGGTTCCAATCCAAGTCCATCCGAACTTCTTAACAATTTGGGCTAAGAACTTGGACTGGTGATAGTCACTTGGTATCGTTCTATAGAAGGTTGGGTATTCTTGCTTATTACTGAGACACGCACACGTGGAAAAGTAGCTGACCTGCAGCACAGTTAAACAGACATTACTTTACTAGAACTACAGCGATACTGTCAACACAATTTACAGTCAGAAAAAAACAGACTGTTTAAATCATCACCTGGGAACATGCCACACAAAATGCGCAATGTTATATATTTAGGTCTTCTGCGAGTATGTACATGGTCATTCGTCACCAAGGCCACGGGACCCGTTTCTAGACGCTGACATTTAGAACGTAATTAGAGGGAGTTGGAATTGGATTCCATTCAGATCTTTCCTCGTTCCCTTTGGAAACGCGCCTCACCGGGAAtagaacagcaacaacttgtatttatatagcacctttaacgtagtaaaacatcccaaggcgcttcacaggagaattatttttaaaaattgacatcgagtcacataagaagacattaggacaggtgaccaaaaacttggtcaaagaggtagtttttttttaccagcgtcttaaaggaggagggcgtGGTGGAGCGAcatggaggtttagggaggggattccagagctaggGGCCTTTGCAGCATAAGGCACAGCCAAcagtggtggagcgattcaaaTTAGGAATGTTCAAGGGGCCAGAAATAGAGCtgggcagacatctcggtgggttgtgctgctggaggagattacagagataggaaggggcgaggccatggggggaattcaaaacaaggatgagaattttaaaatcgaggcgttgctttaccaagagtaggtcagcgagcacggggcgaGGGGTGAATGGGACCCAAGGAAAATATTACTAATGTTCATCCGGCCACTCCAAATAGTAAAAATAGTAAAAATATCATACATATCGTATCCCTCATGCCCTCCGATTGCCCTCCGAGTCAAATATTAGAAACCAAGGTCTGAAATAAGATCTAACATCTTAATCTTAGGCTGAAAGCTCTCCGTTTCTCTCTGCGACTTTAACAGAAGTATTAAGGCATAGGTTAATAGACCAGGAGTGATATTCTTTAAGCGGTCATGCTGATATCTACGGCCTAATTGTAGGACAAATGCCTTACATGTCCATCATGTAGTGACTTGGCACAGTAAACTCTCGCTATATGATTGACCTTGGCTGTAAATTACCTCATACAATCTGTTATTCCATTGCTTGTAGAATCAAACATGTAATTTGTAATTAGCTTAAAACACAACTTCAGAAGATTATAATCAACCGCTCCAATTGAAGCTCTGAGCTTCTGTTAACAGACATTGTCGGATTTTGCCTGGATGACACTGCCAAATTTCTCAGCTAATGTCGAATTTAACACTATTATGTTCTGTGTGTTTATCGGAGGAAGCGGTATTGGAGTCCCAACTGGGTTCAGTTGGTTTATCCTCGGCAGGCAGAGCTAAGTTTCCTTAATCTCGATAGAGTTCCAATTCTGGTGCCAACGGTGGCATAATAGTATTCAGTATCCTCTTGATTGCATTTGTGCATATGTTGGTGAACACGAAATTAAAGTTAAGCATAATAGAATATTATAAACTTCGTCATGTAGTCAAAGTGTATAATATAAAGCCACGTGTATTtacggggaagctagataagtaaaaGAGGGACAGAGGAATtgcaggatatgctgatagggtgagataaagttgggtgggaagaggctcgtgtggagcatctaCACCaatatagaccagttgggccgaatgttcTGTTTTCATACTGTAAATTCTATGTTTTTTTTtagttcgttcctgggatgtgggcatttctggcaaggccagcatttattgcccattcctacttgcccttgagaaggtggtggtgagccaccttcttgaataatgtggtgaaggtgctcccacggtgctgttagggagggagttccaggattttgacacagcaacaatgaagaaacggctgatatatttccaagtcaggatggtgtgtgacttggaggggaacttgcaggtgatcgtgttcccatgcgcctgctgcccttgtcattcgagattgtagaggtcgcgggtttgggagttgcaaTTGTCCAtcgtgtcgatggtacacactgcagtcgcagtgcgcaggtggtggagggagtgaatgttgaaggtggtggatggggtgccaatcaagccggctgatttgtcctggatggtgtcgagcttctagagtattgttggagctgcactcatccagcaaaCGTGGGGGATTGAACATACATCGTCCTTCAGGATGTATATAAAACATTTCTTGTACTTAAAGAATATATTTAAAACCTTATActgtcattaaaaaaaaatccttaccAATGGGATTCTGAAAGGCCCAATTAAAGTTGTTACTGCCATGGACTCTGAAGATGATCCGCCACCAATTAGAGCTGGAACAGTGCGATTTCCTCCGCATTTATCATCAAGAGATTGGTCTTCGCCATTGATAAGAGCCAAGGCTGCTTTTGTGGCAATGGTGGGCGAGGAACAGTCATCGTAAATTCTATAGCCCAGCGAAACATTGGGAAGCAGGGCGGGATTCTGGTTTATTTCTTCGATGGCAAAAATCATAGTCTGCACAAGGCGAAAAGCTCTGAAATCAAATCTGGGACATGCAAATAACTTCAGCTTGAGAAACATACGTTGCTCACATCATTTAGATCCAGTATACCGCTATGGTTTCTTTAAGAAAGtacctatatatatataaaatctaagCATATATTTCCTGAACATAAATAGTTTTACAGATATGGAATTCCACAAACAAAATAAGGACCCTTGCTTTAAGCACATCAATTGGTTGACCTAGATCCTAATAATGACTTCCATTTGCGACAAATATGTACAAGTGTAGTCAACAAATTCAGTAATTGAACTGGATAATAGATGTTTGTCTTGCTCATAACATCCTGAACTGACCTTTCGCActgtgtttctcctggtgcatttgTAAAGGGATGAGCGCTTTCCAACCTGTCGGAGTGCACGTTAAACATTCCGCCGAAGATGACGTTGCCCTCTTCAGTTGCGTCGTTCAGACTCAACTTTCCTTGAAGCTTGCATGTCGGTTTGTAGGCGGACCAAACAGGAAACGCAAACAGTAAACCCCAAATCAAAGCTTCCATTGTGCCACAGATGTCCAACGGTTGCTATTTCATCTGTTCCAATATACTGTCAACTGGGGATGATATATATCACTGATAACACAGCTGGATGGGTAATTTCAGGTTAGATTCATTTTAAATAATCATTAACGATCAGCGTATAAATTTCAACTCCCAAAAGAAAATAAACCGCTATCGGCCTGCGGAAACAAAATCCTTTCCTCAGCCCACGCGAATGTGTCTGTAACTCTCTCCTGGCAGAAAGCCATTCCGAATCCCAAATGCCTGTTTATCGGTGCGAACATGAATCATTGACGTCATGTGGCGCTCGCGTCTTCTTTACAGAATCTTAAAATAGACTGGCACGATTTACAATGGTCTTTTCGCTCATTTTGAACCCTGTTAGTGCGGGGAGGGCCGAAAGCGGCTCCTGGAGGACACTTTTTAAAATTACAGAGCAGAGTAATCGTTAATCGGGACAGGGATTGCCAAGGTTCAATGCAACCTTTTGTATTCGATATAAATACAGCAGGCAATTGAAAGAAATAGCGTCCTGCCCATGCACAGAATATCCGACCGTCTCAAAATTATTGTCAAATAAAGTATCTAAACTTTTAAACATTCGATCCAAGGTTCAAAGAAATATATTTATATTTCATAAAGATCAATATCAAATATGTGCGCCTATAGGTAGTAATGTCAcaaaggtgatctcattaaaataaCACTCTGTAAGCTTTCTTAACTGTGATGATGGTGGCTTGATCATCAAATGATGACCTAAATGGTGCAACTTACTCAAACCAGGTATCACAGTCACCTTCAGTTGGTTACTTATAGCCGTTGATAAGAAGTGGGCATAAATTATTGCAAAGTCCATTGATAGTTGGTAATACAACTGGTTGTTGGTAGGGGCATCGATTTATAATAAATTGATTCGTCACACATCAATAAAATTACAGAGAACGCCGCCAATGGTTTAGAAAAAGAGAATCATTCAACCAACCAATCGTGTAAAGTCCAGCACAGCAGGAGTCCCAGGGTACCCTTGCGCCGCGCCGGTGCTGAATGTAAAACCTCGTTCCACAAACCTCTCACATTTTTCGTATTAATATATACATCTAGTTTAATTTAAAACATGATATAGTCTCTGACTCAATAGACACCTTTGGTAAATTATTACATATTCAAATAATGTTCCTGTATTATTTACCCTTTCGAAAAAAAAACTCCGTTAGAACCCCTAGACCCTAttgcattcgtcaggtgactgcAGCACTGTATGCTGAAAGGGGCCAGTTTATCAcattccctatgaccacgcaggcaatgagagacagggatgtggggttctccagaattgctgggatCCCCAAGGTAAAGGCTACCAttaactgtacccacatcgccttgagagcacccttgGAAGATCCCAAAGTttaccgcaacaggaaagggttccactccctaaatgtgcagctgctgTGCGACAAGCTGCAGCGGATTGTCATGTatatacattctgtttgtagccaccagatggcgtcattgttgggggGCCACTAAGCAGCATGCatgtggtgctgctcaggtataaaaggccagccatttgagagtcaggcactctgggccttaataaagcagagccaagattgtaccttgcttagttaagcagcactcagtttgaaactttattgaatacataacatttggcgacgagaatacaagaacctttgtttgcaaaatgagcacaattggatttttagagcgattcatggagggagaagatcgggcagactttgtgagccgtttgaaccagtacttcatggccaacaaaatgaagggggtcgacgatgcagatcggtgtcGGGTCGTGTTCCTCACTGTAGCAGTTCAAAGATCTAAGGTCTGATAAAgagtctactcatgcctagtgatccaacagaggaaACATACGAGgacttgtgtacattggtacaggagcacctcaagccagacgacagcatcatcatctgagatgcaggttttatacacacgttcgatcagagggccagagtgcagtggaattcattgccgacctgagacatctagcggggccgtgcaagttcgggacggtgttggcagacatgctgcgggacttctttgttatcagtatcaaccacgaggtgatcctgcgcaaacttctggcggtggaggagttggatttaaaaagggcccgcTCAATcacgtatgacgatggacaggagtctaaagcaaatagcggtgaagaactgaacctcggcaagtaatgtaaatgcgattgattcggcgttcagcagagcggcacatggcagggcctatccggttgCGTTCGCGAAACTGGTGGCTGCCCAAAATCCacaagcgggaatgtatccgacttctccatgttggcgttgtggaggaaatcatcggcaccagcagtgccgattcaagcaatatagttgcaaaggctgtctgagagtggggcatctccagcgcaagtgtccgcagatgagcaagcgagctgtgacacaccacgtggaggatgagagtcagactagcgtggatccggatacgcaatccaagatgccagatgaggaagtgtatggactgtactgctTCATAACCAagcgtaaaccaattttgattgtgaagtttaatgggataccggtatcgatggaactggacacaggggcgagtcaatcgatcatgaatgagagggcattttataagctgtgggatactaagactgtgaggttcaggctgagccctgttaatgacaagctgcacacgtacaccaaagaactgataaaggtgattggcagtgcagaaactaaagtgtcatataatggtgcggttcacgagttaccgcggtggattgttccaggcaatggcccaatgctgctcagaAGGAGCTGGTCGGAGAAAgtcagatgtgactggaatgacataaaggcaatgtcgtcggaggaagatacatgtgcccaagtattgagcaagttcccctcgttgttcgaaccggatatcggcaacttcatgggagccaaggtgcagatccacatggacacagatgcaagacccatccatcataaagctcaggcagtgccttttatgatgagggaggaggtcaaaattgaactggacagactccagcgtgaagggatcatatcaccggttgaatttaatgaatgggacagccccattgttcctgtgctgaaaagtgatggcacagtcagaatctgtggagactataaggctacgatcaacagggtttcgaaacaagatcagtgcccattatcgaaggctgatgatttgtttgtGACGCTAGCTGAAGGGAAATCGTTCATAAAACTGgaattgacatcggcctatatgatgcaggagttggtcaaatggtcaaagagacttatgtgcattaacacgaacaaaggactgtttatttaccacagatgcACTTTCagaattcactcagctgcagcaatattccagaggaatatagaaaagtctactgaagtccgttcccagaagcgtcgcattccaagatgacatcctgatcaccggtcatgactccaaggaacatctgaacaacctggaagaggttctactgcatttggatagagtgggacccagactgaaatgctcaaagtgcgccttcatggcaccagaggaaaATCACCACTGGTGGCATCAGACCTACTAGAGTGAAAACCAagatcatcaagaatgcacccaagccgcagaatgtgatggagctgcattcattcctgggtcttctcaactactttgttaacttccgacctaaattgagcaccatACTAGAACCACTGCATAAGCTATTGAGAAAATGCGACaaatgggtgtggggcgcatcacaagacagagctttcgagaaagctaccaatctgccttgctcaaacaagctgctggtacattatgacccgtttaaacatttagttttggcctgtgacgcatcgtcatatggaattggttgcgtactccaacaagccaatgagtcggggaaatgaAGAAAGGGTCTGCAGCATGGTGGAAAAAGaaactttagcgtgtgtgtacggtgttgaaAAAATGCATCAAATCCTGTTCGGTCTgatgttcgaattagagactgatcacaagccactcatttcattgttttctgagagcaaaggtattaataccaacacttcatcccgcatccaaaggtgagcgctgacattatctgcctatgaatgtgtcattcgccacagacctggcacagagaattgtgccgatgctttgagccagttgccgttgcctacaccggaggtggaaacgccacaactggtggatctaatgttaatcatggatgctttttagAGTGAAGGAACccgtgtcatggctcaacaagttaagacctggaccagccaggacacaattttatcagtggtaaatggttgcatcctcaaaggggatttgtctgccacacctaagcaaatgtgcgaggaggccacaccgtacattcgtcgcaaggacgaactgtttattcaagcagattgcatattgtggggcaattgcgttgtaatgcccaagaaagggagagagaagtttgtgcgtgagttacacagcacacatccgggtataatgatgatgaaggccatcaccagctcccatgcctgctgaactcatgatgaaaagaggtcttaagaccaagctatctctggtacactcgGATTTAAATCATcaagttgaatacagaagacaaagtcaacaagggtaacacgatcgcgcaactgtgtcacgcgagatttctgttaatgatcctgtatatgtgttgaactatggtcagggtcccaaatggatcgctggtgcagtcatggccaaggagggcaatagagtattcgttattaagctcaagaataggcaacCTTGCAGGAAATAcatagatcagacaaagctgaggcacacagatgagccagagcccatgaagaaaccatcgacgaccaaccaacctaccagcagtcttcagagggctcaagggtcatcagtgtacccggaatttccatcacggacctgttcaatgaaaacagacttgcaattcctgacatggccactgccacccccaacaagtcagtcatccagccatgaaCCTTAACAGACACGgcacgctcacccaaggctggaatcgaactgagacggtcaacccgggagcgcaaagcaccagaccgtctcaacctgtgaaagactctgataagatctcagagtggggtattgtcatgtatgtacattctgtttgtagccaccagatgatgtCATTGTTGGAGTCCACTGAGCATCATGTatgtggtgctgctcaggtataaaaggccagccattttgagagtcaggcactttgggccttaataaagcagagacaaggttctaccttgcttagttaaattgtactcagtttgaacctttattgcatacataacatggatAATGGCAATTAATGCCAAATATCccagtagcatccatgatgctttcatcctatgtgagagtgatatatctgcgatgtttcaggagctatcagaaggacagagctggttgATCGGGggcaaaggttacgggctcgccacctggcttatgaccatacaccccccgccacccccgcccccccccccccccgcgtcaaCAGCTAATCCATGAACgattttctgcctgaaggctaaatggcGGCACGTTTGATCATAGTGTCGCACCCACATTGACTGTTTAcacctgtttgcacttttaataGTGTGCTGATTTATGTTTATCTAATATATActgttggttaaattcacaaaataatgcactaattctggttaaattaaaagaataggttaactttaataaaacattttgtatcaactTAACTTTTCAATTAAGAAATATCAAATGTTAAAATTTTCAATTAACATGTATCAACATTAAACTTctcgcaaactttaacattttcaattaataaaactattatatCAATC is from Pristiophorus japonicus isolate sPriJap1 chromosome 6, sPriJap1.hap1, whole genome shotgun sequence and encodes:
- the LOC139265444 gene encoding extracellular calcium-sensing receptor-like produces the protein MIFAIEEINQNPALLPNVSLGYRIYDDCSSPTIATKAALALINGEDQSLDDKCGGNRTVPALIGGGSSSESMAVTTLIGPFRIPLVSYFSTCACLSNKQEYPTFYRTIPSDYHQSKFLAQIVKKFGWTWIGTIRINNDYGNFGMQAFRESVEKMGVCVAFSESFYRTDPREKMIKIVEVIKKSTTKVIVAFSASREMRILLKELLRQNVTGIQWIGSEAWVTSELLAPEENVKVLIGTIGSAIRRSEIPGLRDFLLKVNPFLHPHNLLVREFWETAFRCSLKPGNATSHANSSSKMRQCSGKEHLAELKNAYSDLQIDGSTYNVYKAVYTLAHAFHNMFACENGKGPFVNNTCAHVSNFEPWQVLHYMQSVHFRTKSGDNVYFDENGDPVGTYDLVNWQINSKGIAQIQTIGYYDGSAPPGQEVVLNRRAIVWRGGQSQVPRAICAESCPLGTRKFVRKGQPICCFDCSPCSDGEVSNATDSIDCIKCSTEYWSNPARDKCIPKGIEFLSYTEILGIVLATLALVGVGLAIAIAIVFFQHKDTPIVKANNSGLSFLLLYAIALCFLCSLTFIGQPSAWSCMLRRTAFGISFVLCISCILVKTIIVLMVFKTSVPNNNMMKWFGAKQQRLSVFGLTFIQGLVSALWLIISPPFPMKNTKYYKERIILECDVGSVTAFYIVAAYIGTLSCVCFMLAFLARKLPDNFNEAKFITFSMLTFCAVWIAFIPAYVSSPGKYTVASEVFAILTSNFGLLLCIFVPKCYVILLKPENNTKKCLMGKEASKRL